Proteins found in one Muntiacus reevesi chromosome 2, mMunRee1.1, whole genome shotgun sequence genomic segment:
- the FCGBP gene encoding IgGFc-binding protein, which produces MGSLRSWWMLWAGATLLWAQRTLEKTPCEGKQCAARQLCKVVNGQARCMASVATCRAQGDPHYTTFDGRYYDMMGTCLYSLVELNSEDTSLPAFSVDAKNEHRGSRRVSYVGLVNVRAYSHVVSLARGEVGFARIDNQRSRLPASLNGGRLRVYQSGTRAVVELDFGLVVSYDWDAQLALSLPVRFQGQVFGLCGNYNGDPTDDFLTPNLEQAPNAVEFASSWKLDDGDYLCEDGCQENCPACTPDQTQQYEGSRFCGTLTQLNGPFAVCHEALDPQPFLKECVYDLCVVNGDRATLCRGLSAYAQACLELGISVGNWRLSANCPLSCPANSRYEHCAPACQASCNPDAAPSNCSARQCVEGCVCLDGFVQSGGACVAASSCGCTYEGRPLAPGQEVWADDTCQRRCTCDATTGQVRCSDTQGCPKGERCLVQNGLRGCYPNRFGTCEGSGDPHYVSFDGRRFDFMGTCTYLLAGSCGQASGLHTFRVLVENEHRGSQTVSYTRAVRVEALGVKVAVRREYPGRVLVDDILQYLPFQAADGQVQMFRQGQNAVIRTDFGLTVTYDWNAHVTVKAPTSYAGALCGLCGNFNEDPSDDLALKGGGQAANALAFGNSWQEETRPGCGAAEPGDCPKLDALVAEQLQSKKECGILADPSGPFRECHQTLDPQGAVRDCVYDRCLLPGQSGPLCDALAAYADACQAAEVTVHPWRSEELCPLSCPSHSHYEECSYGCPLSCGDLPVPGGCGFECKEGCVCDEGFVLSGESCVPVASCGCMYQGAYYPPEQTFYPGPECDSLCYCEEGGLVSCVPSSCGPHEACQPSNGVLGCVAVGSTTCQASGDPHYTTFDGQRFDFMGTCVYVLAQTCGTRPGLPQFAVLQENVAWGNGKVSVTKAITVQVANYTLRLEQNQWKVTVNGVDRRLPVVLDEGRIRVFQHGSDVVIETDFGLRVAYDLVYNVRVTVPGNYYQQLCGLCGNYNGDPKDDFQKPDGLQAGSANEFGNSWEEKVPDSPCLPPPTCQPGNEGCDAELECKPELQNKYGQPEFCGLLTSPTGPLAACHKLLDPQGHLQNCVFDLCVGGGNDSILCSNIHAYVSACQAAGGHVEPWRTESFCPMPCPPNSHYEICADTCSLGCSALSAPPQCPESCAEGCQCDSGFLSDGQGCVPIQECGCYHNGIYYEPEKVVLTDNCQQQCVCQPGKGLVCQNHSCSAGQVCQPSGGILSCVTKDPCHGVTCRPQETCQDKNGQGVCVPNYQATCWLWGDPHYHSFDGWNFDFQGTCDYVLASTNCSGSNAQGLTPFTVTTKNENRGNPSVSYVRLVTVTTLNTNIAIHKGEIGKVRVNGVLRALPVSEANGRLSVTHGASKAVLATDFGLQVTYDWDWRVEVMLPSSYHGAVCGLCGNMDRNLSNDQAFPNGTLAPSIPIWGGSWRVPGWDPLCWDECQGSCPTCAEDRLEEYEGPGFCGPLVPGSGGPFAACHEHVAPDSFFKGCVLDVCLGGGAKDILCQALAAYAAACQAAGIVIKDWRTEAGCELPCPENSHYELCGPPCPASCPSPTPNTTPAVCEGPCVEGCQCDSGFVLSADRCVPLEGGCGCWANGTYHEAGSEFWADATCSQRCQCGPGGGSLVCKPASCGLGEECALLPSGQQGCQPVSTAECQAWGDPHYITLDGHRFDFQGTCEYLLSAPCHDPPKGAENFTVTVANEHRGSQAVSYTRTVTLHIYGHSFTLSAGWPRQLQVDGKLVALPFQLDSRVHAYLSGADVVVTTASGISLAFDGDSNVRLRVPAAYAGALCGLCGNYNKNPNDDLDAVEGKPDRWQVGGAAGCGECVPGPCPEPCTPEQQEPFGGPDACGVISATEGPLAPCHSLIPPEQYFQACLLDACQAQGHPGGLCPAVAAYVAACQAAGAQIGEWRRPDFCPAQCPDHSHYQLCGDSCPVSCPSLSAPEGCTSTCREGCVCDAGFVLSGDACVPVGQCGCLHEGRYYPLGETFYPGPECGRRCQCGPGGQVSCQEGQTCGPYEECRVQDGVQACRPTGCGRCLANGGTHYITLDGRVYDLHGTCSYILAQVCHPQPGDEDFTIVLEKNAAGDPQRVVVTVAGQVVSLARGPQVTVDGEAVALPVAVGHVRVTAEGRNMVLQTTKDLRLLFDGDAHILISIPSTFRGRLCGLCGNFNGNWNDDFVLPSGDTTSSVDAFGAAWRDPGSSQGCSEGCGPQGCPVCSAEQTAPYESLEACGRLRDANGPFSACHAVLSPSEYFRQCVYDLCAQKGNITYLCRSLAAYTAACQAAGVAVKPWRTDSFCPLQCPANSHYSVCTRSCQGSCAALSGLTGCTTRCFEGCQCDDRFLLSQGICIPVQDCGCTHDGRYLPVNSSLLTSDCSQRCSCSSSTGLTCQAASCPAGRVCEVQAGARDCWLPHGLCSLSVGANLTTFDGAHGAVSSSGVYEISFRCPGSQETVPWYRVVADVQPCKGKVEAVARVHIFFQDGLVTVTQNKGVWVNGLQVDLPAEVLTSVSVSQKPDGSVLVQQKAGVQVQLGTDGQLAVVVSDDHAGKLCGACGNFDADWTNDWPNSQKETTLENWKAQDFSPCQE; this is translated from the exons ATGGGTTCCCTGCGGAGCTGGTGGATGCTTTGGGCCGGAGCAACCCTCCTGTGGG cccagcggACGCTGGAGAAGACCCCCTGTGAAGGCAAGCAGTGCGCTGCCAGGCAGCTCTGCAAGGTGGTAAATGGGCAGGCCAGGTGCATGGCCTCCGTGGCTACCTGCCGTGCCCAGGGTGACCCCCATTACACCACCTTCGACGGCCGCTACTACGACATGATGGGCACATGCTTGTACTCACTGGTGGAGCTGAACAGTGAGGACACCAGCCTGCCTGCCTTCAGCGTCGACGCCAAGAATGAGCACCGAGGCAGCCGCCGTGTCTCTTACGTGGGCTTGGTGAACGTGCGTGCCTACAGCCACGTGGTGTCACTGGCCCGCGGGGAAGTTGGCTTCGCCCGG ATCGACAACCAGCGCTCacgcctgcctgcctccctgaaTGGGGGGCGCCTGCGAGTGTACCAGAGCGGGACACGGGCTGTGGTGGAGCTAGATTTCGGACTGGTGGTCAGCTACGACTGGGATGCCCAGCTGGCACTCAGCCTGCCCGTGCGCTTCCAGGGCCAGGTGTTCGGACTGTGTGGCAACTATAATGGTGACCCCACTGATGACTTCCTTACACCTAACTTGGAGCAGGCTCCCAATGCCGTGGAGTTTGCCAGCAGCTGGAAGCTGGATGACGGGGACTACCTCTGTGAGGATGGCTGCCAGGAAAACTGTCCTGCCTGCACCCCAGACCAGACTCAGCAGTACGAGGGCAGTCGTTTCTGTGGCACGCTGACCCAGCTCAACGGCCCCTTCGCTGTCTGTCACGAGGCCCTGGACCCCCAGCCCTTCCTGAAGGAATGTGTGTATGACCTGTGTGTGGTCAACGGGGACCGAGCCACCCTGTGCCGTGGCCTCAGTGCTTATGCCCAGGCCTGTCTGGAGCTTGGCATCTCTGTCGGGAACTGGAGGTTGTCAGCCAACTGCC CCCTGTCCTGCCCAGCCAACAGCCGCTATGAGCACTGCGCCCCGGCCTGCCAAGCCTCCTGCAACCCCGACGCGGCGCCGTCCAACTGCTCGGCGCGCCAGTGCGTGGAGGGCTGCGTGTGCCTCGATGGCTTCGTGCAGAGCGGCGGCGCCTGTGTGGCGGCCTCGTCCTGCGGCTGCACCTACGAGGGCCGCCCGCTCGCGCCCGGCCAGGAGGTGTGGGCCGACGACACTTGCCAGCGGCGCTGCACCTGCGACGCCACCACCGGCCAGGTGCGCTGCAGCGACACGCAGGGCTGCCCGAAGGGCGAGCGCTGCCTCGTCCAGAACGGCCTCCGGGGTTGTTACCCCAACCGCTTCGGAACCTGCGAGGGGTCCGGGGACCCGCACTACGTGAGCTTCGACGGCCGACGCTTCGACTTCATGGGCACCTGCACATACCTGCTGGCCGGCTCATGCGGCCAGGCCTCAGGGCTGCACACCTTCCGGGTGCTGGTGGAAAACGAGCATCGGGGTAGCCAGACCGTGAGCTACACGCGCGCCGTGCGGGTCGAGGCCCTCGGCGTGAAGGTGGCGGTGCGCCGGGAGTACCCTGGCCGAGTGCTG GTGGACGACATCCTTCAGTACCTGCCCTTCCAGGCAGCAGATGGGCAGGTGCAGATGTTCCGCCAGGGTCAAAATGCTGTCATCCGCACGGACTTTGGCCTGACAGTCACCTACGACTGGAACGCCCATGTGACCGTCAAGGCGCCCACCAGCTACGCTGGGGCCCTGTGCGGGCTCTGCGGGAACTTCAATGAGGACCCATCTGACGACTTGGCTCTGAAGGGTGGAGGCCAAGCTGCCAACGCACTGGCCTTCGGAAATAGCTGGCAGGAGGAAACGAGGCCGGGCTGCGGAGCGGCTGAGCCAGGCGACTGTCCCAAGCTGGAcgccctggtggctgagcagcTGCAGAGCAAGAAGGAGTGTGGGATCCTCGCCGACCCCAGCGGTCCCTTCCGGGAGTGCCACCAAACGCTGGACCCACAGGGTGCTGTGCGCGACTGTGTCTATGACCGCTGCCTTCTGCCGGGCCAGTCCGGGCCTCTGTGTGACGCGCTGGCGGCCTACGCTGACGCGTGCCAGGCTGCCGAGGTCACCGTGCACCCCTGGAGGAGTGAAGAACTTTGCC CGCTGAGCTGCCCATCTCACAGTCACTACGAGGAGTGTTCCTACGGCTGCCCGCTGTCCTGCGGAGACCTCCCGGTGCCCGGGGGCTGCGGCTTCGAATGCAAAGAGGGCTGCGTGTGTGACGAGGGCTTCGTGCTCAGCGGTGAGTCCTGCGTGCCTGTGGCCTCCTGCGGCTGCATGTACCAGGGCGCCTACTACCCGCCCGAACAGACCTTCTACCCGGGACCCGAGTGCGATTCCCTTTGCTACTGCGAGGAGGGCGGGCTGGTGTCCTGCGTGCCGTCTAGCTGTGGCCCTCACGAGGCCTGCCAGCCGTCCAATGGAGTCCTGGGCTGCGTGGCTGTGGGCTCTACCACCTGCCAGGCGTCGGGAGACCCCCATTACACCACCTTCGACGGCCAACGCTTCGACTTCATGGGTACCTGTGTGTACGTGCTGGCTCAGACCTGCGGGACTCGGCCTGGCCTGCCCCAGTTTGCCGTCCTGCAGGAGAATGTGGCCTGGGGCAACGGGAAAGTCAGCGTGACCAAGGCGATCACCGTCCAGGTGGCCAACTACACCCTGCGGCTGGAGCAGAACCAGTGGAAAGTCACG GTGAACGGCGTGGACAGGAGGCTGCCCGTGGTGCTGGACGAGGGCCGGATCCGTGTCTTCCAACACGGCTCCGACGTCGTGATCGAGACTGACTTCGGCCTGCGTGTGGCCTACGACCTCGTGTACAACGTGCGGGTCACCGTCCCAGGCAACTACTACCAGCAGCTGTGTGGCCTGTGTGGGAACTACAACGGCGACCCCAAGGACGACTTCCAGAAGCCGGATGGCTTGCAGGCGGGCAGCGCCAATGAGTTTGGCAACTCCTGGGAGGAGAAAGTGCCCGACTCACCCTGCCTGCCGCCCCCCACCTGCCAGCCGGGCAACGAGGGCTGTGACGCAGAGCTGGAGTGTAAACCGGAGCTGCAAAACAAATACGGGCAGCCGGAGTTCTGCGGGCTCCTCACCAGCCCCACAGGGCCGCTGGCCGCCTGCCACAAGCTCCTGGACCCCCAGGGCCACTTGCAAAACTGTGTCTTCGACCTCTGTGTGGGCGGCGGCAACGACAGCATTCTCTGCAGCAACATCCACGCCTACGTGAGCGCCTGCCAGGCGGCTGGAGGCCACGTGGAACCCTGGAGGACGGAGTCTTTCTGTC CCATGCCGTGCCCCCCCAACAGCCACTACGAGATCTGTGCAGACACCTGCTCCCTGGGCTGCTCGGCACTCAGCGCCCCCCCGCAGTGCCCAGAGAGCTGTGCAGAGGGGTGCCAGTGTGACTCCGGCTTCCTCAGTGACGGCCAAGGCTGCGTGCCCATCCAAGAGTGCGGCTGCTACCACAACGGCATCTACTACGAG CCCGAGAAGGTGGTACTCACTGACAACTGCCAGCAGCAGTGCGTGTGCCAGCCTGGAAAAGGCCTGGTGTGCCAGAACCACAGCTGCAGTGCCGGGCAGGTTTGCCAGCCCTCGGGAGGCATCCTGAGCTGCGTCACCAAAG ACCCATGCCACGGTGTGACGTGTCGGCCACAGGAGACGTGCCAGGATAAGAATGGCCAGGGCGTGTGCGTGCCCAACTACCAGGCCACATGCTGGCTGTGGGGCGACCCACACTACCACTCCTTCGACGGCTGGAACTTTGACTTCCAGGGCACCTGTGACTATGTGCTGGCATCAACCAACTGCTCAGGGAGCAATGCCCAGGGCCTGACACCCTTCACTGTCACCACCAAGAACGAGAACCGGGGCAACCCCTCTGTGTCCTACGTGAGGCTGGTCACCGTGACCACCCTCAACACCAACATCGCCATCCACAAAGGCGAGATCGGCAAAGTCCGG gtgAATGGTGTACTGAGGGCGTTGCCTGTCTCCGAGGCCAATGGGAGGCTTTCAGTGACCCACGGTGCATCCAAAGCGGTGCTGGCCACTGACTTCGGGCTGCAGGTCACCTACGATTGGGACTGGCGCGTGGAGGTGATGCTGCCCAGCAGCTATCACGGCGCCGTGTGTGGGCTCTGCGGGAACATGGACCGCAACCTGAGCAACGACCAAGCCTTCCCCAACGGCACCCTGGCCCCCTCCATACCCATCTGGGGCGGCAGCTGGCGGGTTCCAGGCTGGGACCCACTGTGCTGGGATGAATGTCAGGGGTCCTGCCCGACCTGCGCTGAGGACCGACTGGAGGAGTACGAGGGCCCCGGCTTCTGCGGCCCCCTGGTCCCTGGCTCCGGAGGCCCCTTCGCCGCCTGCCATGAGCACGTGGCCCCTGATAGCTTCTTCAAGGGCTGCGTTCTGGATGTCTGCCTGGGCGGTGGGGCCAAGGACATACTTTGCCAGGCTCTGGCTGCCTATGCTGCTGCCTGCCAAGCCGCTGGGATCGTCATTAAGGACTGGAGGACGGAGGCCGGCTGTG AGCTCCCCTGCCCGGAGAACAGCCACTACGAGCTCTGTGGCCCACCCTGCCCAGCCAGCTGCCCATCTCCCACGCCTAACACCACCCCTGCCGTATGTGAGGGCCCCTGCGTGGAGGGCTGCCAGTGCGACTCAGGCTTCGTGTTGAGTGCCGACCGCTGCGTCCCCCTGGAAGGTGGCTGCGGCTGCTGGGCCAACGGCACCTACCACGAGGCCGGCAGCGAGTTCTGGGCTGATGCCACCTGCTCCCAGCGGTGCCAATGCGGGCCCGGAGGTGGCTCGCTGGTCTGCAAGCCTGCCAGCTGTGGGCTAGGTGAAGAGTGTGCCCTGCTGCCCTCAGGTCAGCAGGGCTGCCAACCTGTCAGCACAGCCGAGTGTCAGGCCTGGGGTGACCCCCATTACATCACCCTGGATGGGCACCGATTCGACTTCCAAGGCACCTGCGAGTACCTGCTGAGTGCGCCCTGCCATGACCCACCCAAGGGGGCTGAGAACTTCACAGTCACGGTAGCCAACGAGCACAGGGGCAGCCAGGCCGTCAGTTACACCCGCACTGTCACCCTGCACATCTACGGCCACAGCTTCACCCTCAGTGCCGGCTGGCCCCGGCAGCTGCAG GTGGACGGCAAGCTGGTGGCCCTGCCCTTCCAGCTGGACTCCCGCGTGCACGCCTACTTGAGCGGCGCAGACGTGGTGGTGACCACAGCCTCCGGGATCTCGCTGGCTTTCGACGGAGACAGCAACGTGCGCCTGCGCGTGCCGGCGGCGTACGCGGGCGCCCTCTGTGGGCTGTGCGGGAACTACAACAAGAACCCCAACGACGACCTGGACGCGGTGGAGGGGAAGCCCGACCGCTGGCAAGTGGGCGGCGCCGCGGGCTGCGGAGAGTGCGTGCCCGGGCCGTGCCCCGAACCCTGCACGCCCGAGCAGCAGGAGCCCTTCGGCGGCCCAGACGCCTGCGGCGTGATTTCGGCTACCGAAGGCCCGCTGGCTCCCTGCCACAGCCTCATTCCGCCCGAGCAGTACTTCCAGGCCTGCTTGCTGGACGCCTGCCAGGCTCAGGGCCATCCAGGAGGCCTCTGCCCGGCCGTGGCCGCCTAtgtggcagcctgccaggccgcTGGGGCTCAGATCGGCGAGTGGAGGCGGCCGGACTTCTGTC CCGCCCAGTGCCCTGACCACAGCCACTACCAGCTCTGCGGCGATTCCTGCCCCGTGAGCTGCCCCAGCCTCTCAGCGCCCGAGGGCTGCACGTCCACCTGCCGTGAGGGCTGCGTCTGCGACGCCGGCTTCGTGCTCAGCGGAGACGCCTGCGTGCCTGTGGGCCAGTGCGGCTGCCTCCACGAGGGCCGCTACTACCCGCTGGGCGAGACCTTCTACCCGGGCCCCGAGTGTGGGCGGCGCTGCCAGTGTGGACCCGGCGGCCAAGTCAGCTGCCAGGAGGGCCAGACCTGCGGGCCCTACGAGGAGTGCCGGGTACAGGACGGTGTCCAGGCCTGTCGCCCCACCGGCTGTGGCCGCTGCCTGGCCAATGGGGGCACCCACTACATTACCCTGGATGGACGCGTCTATGACCTGCATGGCACCTGCTCCTATATCTTGGCCCAGGTCTGCCACCCACAGCCTGGGGACGAGGACTTTACCATCGTGCTTGAGAAGAATGCGGCTGGAGATCCCCAACGTGTGGTGGTTACTGTGGCCGGCCAGGTTGTGAGCCTGGCTCGGGGCCCACAG gtcactgtggatggtgaggcCGTAGCCCTGCCCGTGGCTGTGGGCCACGTGCGGGTGACGGCCGAGGGCCGGAACATGGTTCTGCAGACAACCAAGGACCTGCGGCTTCTCTTTGATGGCGATGCCCACATCCTCATTTCCATCCCTTCGACCTTCCGTGGCCGGCTCTGCGGCCTCTGTGGCAACTTCAATGGCAACTGGAATGATGACTTTGTCCTGCCTAGCGGCGACACGACCTCCAGCGTGGATGCCTTTGGAGCTGCATGGCGGGATCCTGGCTCCTCCCAGGGCTGCAGCGAGGGCTGCGGACCCCAAGGCTGCCCCGTGTGCTCAGCAGAGCAGACGGCACCATACGAGAGCCTCGAGGCCTGCGGGCGGCTCCGGGATGCCAACGGCCCCTTCTCAGCCTGCCACGCGGTGCTGAGTCCCTCTGAGTACTTCCGCCAGTGCGTGTATGACCTCTGTGCCCAGAAGGGCAACATCACCTACCTCTGCCGCAGCCTGGCAGCCTACACAGCGGCCTGCCAGGCTGCCGGCGTGGCCGTGAAGCCCTGGAGGACAGACAGCTTCTGCC CGCTGCAGTGCCCAGCCAACAGCCATTACTCCGTCTGCACGCGCTCCTGCCAGGGCTCCTGCGCGGCTCTTTCTGGCCTCACGGGCTGCACCACCCGCTGCTTTGAGGGCTGTCAGTGTGACGACCGCTTCCTGCTGTCCCAGGGCATCTGCATTCCTGTCCAAGACTGCGGCTGCACCCACGATGGCCGATACTTGCCG GTGAACTCCTCCCTGCTCACCTCGGACTGCAGCCAGCGCTGTTCCTGTTCCTCGAGCACTGGCCTCACGTGCCAGGCAGCCAGCTGCCCAGCAGGCCGTGTATGTGAGGTCCAGGCTGGGGCCCGGGACTGCTGGCTCCCCCATGGCCTCTGTTCCCTCTCCGTGGGTGCCAACCTCACCACCTTCGATGGGGCCCATGGCGCCGTCAGCTCCTCTGGTGTCTACGAGATCTCTTTCCGCTGCCCGGGATCACAGGAGACCGTCCCTTGGTACCGTGTGGTTGCCGATGTCCAGCCCTGCAAGGGCAAAGTGGAAGCCGTGGCCCGGGTTCACATCTTCTTCCAGGACGGGCTAGTGACTGTGACCCAAAACAAGGGCGTATGG